A portion of the Gadus macrocephalus chromosome 10, ASM3116895v1 genome contains these proteins:
- the dcps gene encoding m7GpppX diphosphatase: MGDAPLKRENEGDELGQKVKKQKGDPEDDPSGNGEECGEENILSGFKTTAVLKDSAREKTIFLHGKLDEQEAVVILQKTPITVVSVAEMFASSKLKLEMRNDIYSTYQLQPPAHLNVLKATVVCPATEKHVKKYQVQESFLVEETGEDYLSITLPYIQEKSFSLQWVFNILEKKAEADRIVYEDPDPDVGFVLLPDFKWDQKQTHDLYLIAIVHQRDLKSIRELTAAHLPLLQNICTKGKEAILKRYGLPASKLRVYFHYQPSYYHLHVHFTALASEAPGSGVERAHLLSDVIQNLRADGGFYRQRSLSFPLRADDGLLAKFQQAGRL, from the exons ATGGGAGATGCACCTCTGAAGCGGGAGAATGAAGGTGATGAACTCGGACAGAAGGTTAAGAAACAAAAGGGAGATCCTGAAGATGACCCGAGTGGAAACGGAGAGGAATGCGGCGAGGAGAATATCTTATCTGGGTTTAAGACCACCGCTGTGTTGAAGGATTCTGCACGGGAGAAGACCATCTTCCTCCATGGGAAG ttggaCGAGCAGGAGGCAGTGGTCATCCTGCAGAAGACCCCCATCACAGTGGTCTCCGTGGCGGAGATGTTCGCTTCCTCAAAGCTGAAGCTGGAGATGAGGAACGACATCTACAGCACCTATCAGCTCCAGCCTCCTGCTCACCTCAACG TGCTCAAGGCGACAGTGGTGTGCCCGGCCACAGAGAAGCATGTGAAGAAGTACCAGGTTCAGGAGAGCTTCCTGGTTGAGGAGACCGGAGAGGACTACCTCTCCATCACTCTGCCCTATATCCAGGAGAAGAGCTTCAGTCTGCAG TGGGTCTTCAACATCCTGGAGAAGAAGGCGGAGGCGGACCGGATAGTTTATGAAGACCCTGACCCCGATGTGGGCTTCGTTCTTCTGCCAGATTTCAAATGGGACCAAAAACAG ACGCATGATCTGTACCTGATAGCCATCGTCCACCAGAGAGACCTGAAGAGTATCAGAGAGCTCACGGCCGCCCACCTGCCTCTGCTCCAGAACATCTGCACCAAGGGGAAG GAGGCCATCCTCAAGCGCTACGGCCTTCCCGCCAGCAAGCTGCGCGTGTACTTCCACTACCAGCCGTCGTACTACCACCTCCACGTCCACTTCACGGCGCTGGCCTCGGAGGCCCCCGGCAGCGGGGTGGAGCGGGCCCACCTGCTCTCCGACGTCATCCAGAACCTCCGGGCGGACGGGGGGTTCTACCGCCAGCGGAGCCTCAGCTTCCCCCTCCGCGCCGACGACGGACTGCTCGCCAAGTTCCAGCAGGCGGGGCGGTTGTAG